One window of Hylemonella gracilis genomic DNA carries:
- a CDS encoding Na/Pi cotransporter family protein, translating to MKHLLNLLAAIALLVWGTHLVRTNVLRVFGSNLRQFLAASMGNRFTAMLSGLGVTAVVQSSTATALITSAFVGQGLIALPAALAVMLGADMGTSVMAVLFSFDLSWLSPLFIFLGVTLFIARQGSTTGDVGRVLIGLGLMLLALQLVGEATTTLTRNPAVQLILGQLASDRLLEIVIGALLTVLAYSSLAVVLLVATLALQVISVDVALGLVLGANLGSGLLAVLTTLRASPSTRQVPLGNLIFKVLGVLVAIPLVPYWLGGAHLYVQDPALLTVLFHLSFNIVTALSFVGFTQPVARWVERLLPRNKASALERPQHLDPSALATPSLAISCAAREAIHQADVVETMLRGVLAVIKDNDLKLAEELRKMDDTVDSLYSSIKYYLTKLSRQQLNEADSRRWTDIISFTINMEQIGDIVERILLDIEDKKIRSGRTFSEAGMAEICEMHGRLIANMNLGMSVFLNGNMRDAQRLLEEKMRFRDLERAYATTHLERLSDQTVQSMETSSLHLDLISDLKRINSHICSIAYPILDSAGALAPSRLRSPRKAERDDGVDPGNSVIGK from the coding sequence CTGGTCTGGGGAACCCACCTCGTGCGCACCAACGTGCTGCGCGTCTTCGGCAGCAACCTGCGGCAATTTCTGGCCGCCAGCATGGGCAACCGCTTCACGGCCATGCTTTCGGGCCTGGGCGTCACCGCGGTCGTCCAGTCCAGCACCGCCACCGCCCTCATCACCTCAGCCTTCGTTGGTCAGGGCTTGATCGCCTTGCCTGCGGCGCTGGCCGTCATGCTGGGCGCGGACATGGGCACCAGCGTGATGGCGGTGCTCTTCTCCTTCGATCTGTCCTGGCTGTCACCGCTGTTCATTTTCCTCGGCGTCACCCTCTTCATCGCGCGCCAGGGCAGCACCACGGGTGACGTCGGCCGCGTGCTGATCGGCCTGGGCCTGATGCTGCTGGCCCTGCAACTGGTGGGCGAAGCCACCACGACGCTCACGCGCAATCCAGCCGTGCAGCTCATTCTGGGCCAGCTCGCGAGCGACCGGCTGCTGGAAATCGTGATCGGCGCACTGCTCACCGTGCTGGCCTATTCCAGCCTGGCCGTCGTGCTGCTGGTGGCCACCCTGGCCCTGCAGGTGATCAGCGTGGACGTGGCGCTGGGCCTGGTGCTGGGCGCCAACCTGGGCAGTGGCCTGCTGGCGGTGCTGACCACCCTGCGCGCCAGCCCCAGCACACGCCAGGTACCACTGGGCAACCTGATCTTCAAGGTGCTGGGCGTGCTCGTGGCCATCCCGCTGGTTCCGTACTGGCTGGGCGGGGCGCACCTGTACGTGCAGGATCCGGCCTTGTTGACCGTGTTGTTCCATCTGAGCTTCAACATCGTCACGGCCCTGTCCTTCGTCGGGTTCACGCAGCCCGTCGCGCGCTGGGTCGAACGCCTGCTGCCGCGCAACAAGGCTTCCGCGCTGGAGCGGCCCCAGCATCTCGACCCGTCGGCGCTGGCGACCCCTTCGCTGGCAATTTCCTGCGCCGCGCGCGAGGCCATCCACCAGGCCGACGTGGTGGAAACCATGCTGCGCGGCGTGCTTGCCGTCATCAAGGACAACGACCTCAAGCTGGCCGAGGAACTGCGCAAGATGGACGACACGGTGGACAGCCTGTATTCGTCCATCAAGTACTACCTGACCAAGCTCTCTCGCCAGCAGTTGAACGAGGCCGACAGCCGACGCTGGACGGACATCATCAGCTTCACGATCAACATGGAGCAGATCGGCGACATCGTCGAGCGCATCCTGCTCGACATCGAAGACAAGAAGATCCGTTCCGGACGGACTTTCTCGGAAGCCGGCATGGCAGAAATCTGCGAGATGCACGGACGACTCATCGCCAACATGAACCTGGGCATGAGTGTCTTCCTCAACGGCAATATGCGCGACGCGCAGCGATTGCTCGAGGAGAAAATGCGCTTTCGCGATCTGGAGCGGGCCTACGCGACCACTCACCTGGAGCGCCTGAGTGACCAGACCGTGCAGAGCATGGAAACCAGTTCGCTGCACCTGGACCTGATCAGCGACCTCAAGCGCATCAACTCGCACATCTGTTCCATCGCCTATCCCATCTTGGATTCGGCCGGAGCGCTGGCGCCGAGCCGCTTGCGTTCGCCACGCAAGGCCGAACGCGACGATGGCGTCGACCCAGGCAACTCAGTGATCGGCAAATGA
- a CDS encoding Bug family tripartite tricarboxylate transporter substrate binding protein has translation MLKRNTLTRRITLLIVSSLFLPLCWAQSGPIKIIVGYPPGATSDALARVVGEAMSARLKQVVVIENKTGAGGQIANQFVKAAPADGTILLMTPVATMSIFPHSYGERLKYDPFRDFAPVAHLSNFQLGLGVASTVPARTLAEYVTWVKSDPGKNGFYGSAAAGSLPHFFGVMFAQSAGLELQHVPYRGTAAAMQAIGGGEIAALSTVTADIQALVRAGRARLLAVAGEKRSPQFPEVPTFREQGYDLVATPWYALFAPAGTPPAVVQRLAQAAIDAIKAPALQQQLADMGVEPTGYGPRKLGDIMKVDYERWRQPIRESGFQPE, from the coding sequence ATGTTGAAAAGAAATACGCTGACAAGAAGAATCACCCTGCTCATCGTGTCGAGCCTCTTCCTTCCTCTCTGCTGGGCGCAATCCGGGCCCATCAAAATCATCGTGGGCTATCCGCCAGGCGCCACCTCCGACGCGCTGGCACGGGTAGTGGGTGAAGCCATGTCGGCGCGGCTCAAGCAAGTGGTGGTGATCGAGAACAAGACTGGCGCGGGTGGGCAGATCGCCAACCAGTTCGTCAAGGCCGCGCCCGCCGACGGGACCATCTTGCTGATGACCCCTGTGGCAACCATGTCCATCTTTCCGCACAGCTATGGGGAGCGCCTGAAGTACGACCCTTTCAGGGATTTCGCGCCGGTGGCGCATTTGAGCAATTTCCAGTTGGGGCTGGGCGTGGCCAGCACCGTGCCCGCCCGCACGCTGGCCGAGTACGTGACCTGGGTGAAGTCTGATCCCGGCAAGAACGGCTTTTATGGCTCGGCCGCCGCCGGCAGCCTGCCGCATTTTTTTGGCGTGATGTTCGCGCAATCGGCCGGGCTGGAACTGCAGCATGTGCCCTACCGCGGCACGGCGGCGGCCATGCAGGCGATCGGAGGCGGCGAGATCGCCGCCCTGTCGACCGTGACCGCCGACATTCAGGCGCTGGTGCGAGCTGGTCGGGCCAGGCTGCTGGCCGTGGCGGGTGAGAAACGCAGCCCCCAGTTTCCAGAGGTGCCGACTTTCCGTGAACAGGGGTACGACCTGGTGGCCACACCCTGGTATGCCTTGTTCGCGCCTGCAGGGACCCCTCCGGCCGTGGTGCAACGGCTGGCGCAGGCAGCCATCGATGCGATCAAGGCCCCGGCTCTGCAGCAGCAGCTGGCGGACATGGGTGTGGAGCCCACTGGGTATGGACCTCGCAAGTTGGGCGACATCATGAAAGTGGACTACGAACGCTGGCGTCAGCCGATCCGTGAATCCGGCTTCCAGCCTGAGTGA